In the genome of Terriglobia bacterium, one region contains:
- the fmt gene encoding methionyl-tRNA formyltransferase, producing MDVIFCGTPQFAVPTLQALVNAAGFRVRLVVTQPDRPSGRGMEIAVPPVKQLAQKLGIEVTQPDKIKNNLEFRAQLEQIKPEAIVVVGYGRIIPQWMIDLPPLGNINLHGSLLPKYRGAAPVQWAIAMGETVTGITTMQIDAGLDTGDILLQRELPIPPEDTAETLAPRLAEIGAKLMVETLPGLKAGTITPRKQDNSQASLAPILKKEDGLIDFRRRAREIWNRLRGFQPWPGAYTTFRGRILHVWEARPVGESGVGSQESAHEPGELRVDKDRLFVACGERTALELLIVQPEGKKRMPARDFVHGYHPKTGEHLGSVDKLTTDSQG from the coding sequence ATGGACGTAATCTTCTGCGGTACCCCGCAATTCGCCGTGCCCACGCTGCAGGCGCTGGTCAACGCCGCCGGATTCCGCGTGCGCCTGGTGGTCACCCAGCCCGATCGGCCCAGCGGACGCGGCATGGAAATCGCCGTGCCGCCGGTGAAGCAGCTCGCCCAGAAGCTGGGCATCGAAGTCACGCAGCCGGACAAGATCAAGAACAATCTGGAATTTCGTGCTCAGCTGGAGCAGATCAAGCCCGAGGCGATTGTGGTGGTCGGCTACGGGCGGATCATTCCGCAGTGGATGATTGACCTGCCGCCACTGGGCAACATCAACCTGCACGGCTCGCTGCTGCCGAAATATCGTGGCGCCGCGCCGGTGCAGTGGGCCATCGCGATGGGCGAGACTGTCACCGGAATAACCACCATGCAGATCGACGCCGGCCTCGACACGGGCGACATCTTGCTGCAGCGCGAGCTGCCTATTCCGCCGGAAGACACGGCCGAAACACTGGCGCCGCGGCTGGCGGAGATTGGCGCCAAGCTGATGGTCGAGACGCTGCCCGGTCTCAAGGCGGGTACAATCACGCCGCGCAAGCAAGACAATTCGCAAGCGTCGCTGGCGCCGATCCTCAAGAAAGAAGACGGCCTGATTGATTTCCGGCGCAGGGCGCGCGAAATCTGGAACCGCCTGCGCGGATTTCAGCCCTGGCCGGGCGCGTACACCACGTTCCGCGGGCGGATTTTGCATGTGTGGGAGGCGCGGCCGGTGGGGGAGTCGGGAGTCGGGAGTCAGGAGTCAGCGCACGAGCCCGGCGAGCTAAGAGTGGACAAGGACCGGTTATTCGTCGCGTGCGGCGAGCGCACCGCGCTGGAATTGTTAATCGTGCAGCCGGAAGGCAAGAAGCGCATGCCGGCGCGGGATTTTGTGCACGGGTATCATCCGAAAACCGGGGAGCACCTCGGATCGGTAGACAAATTGACCACGGATTCCCAAGGATGA
- the def gene encoding peptide deformylase yields the protein MIYPIVKLGDPVLDKPAATVTVFDDELQKLLDDMFESMYAARGVGLAAPQIGISRRIAVIDITFKEDPNARLVLINPEIIRTEGRHTQQEGCLSLPEFRENVTRPRVVTVRAQDAKGNWFEKTGEDLLARALQHETDHLNGKLYIAHISALKRDLIKRKVRKLIKQGEWK from the coding sequence ATGATTTACCCGATCGTGAAGTTAGGCGACCCGGTACTGGACAAGCCGGCGGCGACGGTCACGGTCTTCGACGACGAGCTGCAGAAGCTGCTCGACGACATGTTCGAATCCATGTACGCGGCGCGCGGCGTCGGGCTGGCCGCGCCGCAGATCGGCATTTCCAGGCGCATCGCCGTGATTGATATCACCTTCAAAGAGGACCCGAACGCCAGGCTGGTGCTGATCAATCCGGAGATCATCCGCACCGAGGGGCGGCACACCCAGCAGGAAGGGTGCCTCAGCCTGCCCGAGTTTCGCGAGAACGTCACCCGGCCTCGCGTGGTGACGGTTCGTGCGCAGGACGCCAAGGGCAACTGGTTCGAAAAAACCGGCGAGGACCTGCTGGCGCGCGCGCTCCAGCACGAGACCGACCACCTGAACGGGAAGCTCTACATCGCGCACATTTCGGCGCTCAAGCGCGACCTGATCAAGCGCAAGGTGCGCAAGCTGATCAAGCAGGGGGAATGGAAGTAG